A single window of Rhodohalobacter mucosus DNA harbors:
- the rpmJ gene encoding 50S ribosomal protein L36 — protein MKTRSSVKKRSSDDKIVRRKGRVYVINKKNPRHKQRQG, from the coding sequence ATGAAGACAAGATCATCCGTAAAAAAGCGCAGTTCTGACGATAAAATTGTACGTCGCAAAGGACGCGTTTACGTAATTAATAAAAAGAATCCGCGACATAAGCAGCGGCAAGGTTAA